The Streptomyces achromogenes DNA segment GCCTGCTCCTTCGCGCTGGCCGGCTATGCGGGGGTACGGCTGCTGGCGGACGACTGGTTCGCGGTGGCCCTGTGGTTCGTGGGCGCGGCGCTCCTGCACGACCTGGTGCTGCTGCCGCTGTACGCGACGGCCGACCGTGCGGCCGTGAGGTCGCTCGAGGCGGCCGGCCACCGCGCGTGGGCCCTGTACGTGCGAGTGCCGGCCGCACTGTCCGGGCTGCTCCTGCTGGTGTGGTTCCCGCTGATCAGCGGGCGGGTGGAGGAGCGTTACCGGTCGGCGACGGGGATGTCCGCGGACGGGTTCCTCGCCCGCTGGCTGCTGATCACGGCCGCGCTCTTCGGCGGCTCGGCGCTGCTGCTCGCGCTGCGCCGGCGGCCGGGGCTGCGCAGGGCGACGAAGCAACGGCCGCCCGCCGACCACTGATCGACGGCCCGCCACCCCGTCGGGCCGGTGTGCCGGAGCAGTGCCCGGGTGCCGAGCCGGGCCCAGGGGAACGGGGCGCCGGCCCCGCCCCGGACGTCGACGAGGCGGACGTTGACGCGCTCGTCGACGTCCGTAGAAGCCGTCTCGGCGATCAGTAGACCGCCGGGGACCAGGGCCTCCGCCAGCCTTTCGAGCAGGGCCCCGGCGTCGCCGCCGATGCCGAGGTTGCCGTCGACGAGCAGGGCGGTGCCCCAGCGGCCCTCCCCGGGGAGCGGCTCGAAGACCGAGCGTCGCAGCGCGGGACCGCCGAGCCGGACCGTGTGCCGGACGGCGGCCTCGCTGACGTCGATGCCCAGAGCGGTCCGGCCCCGGGAGGCCAGCTCGGCGACCAGCCGTCCGGGACCGCAGCCGACGTCGAGGACGGCGCCCTCGCAGCGGTCCAGGACCTGCCGGTCCACGGCGTCGGCGCGCCCGCACCAGCGCTCCACGTCCAGGGGCATCAGCCAGCCGTCCCCACGGCGCAGGAAGAGCGGCCCGCGGCCGGCCCGGAGGGCGTCGGCGTACGGGTCGGCGCGGGACCAGCCGTGCTCCGCGCCCTCCCGCGTCACCGCCTCGCGCGTGCCCACCCCGTCGGTCACCACGTCATTCGTCACCACACCGTCGGCTATCACGTCGTCGGTCATCACGTCTTTCGTCATCACCTCGTGCGCCCGGCTCATCGGCTGCCGACCGCGCGGAGCCGGGTCAGGGCGGCGGCGAAGCGGCCGTGCGCGGCACCGGCGGCGACCGCCTCGGCGTCGGCGGACGTGTCCACGTCCCGCAGGCGCGGCAGATCGCGCACACGCAGTCCGGCGGCGACGAGCCGGGCGCGCTGCACCGCGCCGGTGACGGACGTCGACATCGGCACCCCGCGCAGCAGATCCGGGTCGGGGCGGGCCAGCCCGAGGGCCCAGAAGCCGCCGTCCTCGGCGGGGCCGAAGCAGGCGTCGTACCCGTCGAAG contains these protein-coding regions:
- a CDS encoding class I SAM-dependent methyltransferase — protein: MTKDVMTDDVIADGVVTNDVVTDGVGTREAVTREGAEHGWSRADPYADALRAGRGPLFLRRGDGWLMPLDVERWCGRADAVDRQVLDRCEGAVLDVGCGPGRLVAELASRGRTALGIDVSEAAVRHTVRLGGPALRRSVFEPLPGEGRWGTALLVDGNLGIGGDAGALLERLAEALVPGGLLIAETASTDVDERVNVRLVDVRGGAGAPFPWARLGTRALLRHTGPTGWRAVDQWSAGGRCFVALRSPGRRRSASSSAEPPKSAAVISSQRARNPSADIPVADR